A stretch of DNA from Polyodon spathula isolate WHYD16114869_AA unplaced genomic scaffold, ASM1765450v1 scaffolds_3438, whole genome shotgun sequence:
TatcaatatttttgtttctttttgtattttttttttttatgtagttaaTAGAATAAAGACTTACTGAATAGGTAGAAACTGACTCACCTGGGAGAGACTGTAGTGGCTCcgtcactagatggcgctgttgaATACCAGAATGTCTGCCATAGCTTGGTTGCTTCTCACATGAAATGGAACACGCAGGGTCACACTACATCCAGTGGTTGCCTAAGGGCAAAGCAATTTTGCCCAACACTGTTACTGCCGTTAAAAGACACTTTCTATATTTAGTCAGTAGTCCCTAGAGAAAGCTGCTCCTGACGTTATAATCTTCCTATTTTCTGTAGCTATAAAGGCAAATATAACGTGCCGCTCtttttacagtaattgtaataatatctatttttatatagctcctttcatagtggaccaccatcacaaaacacttacAGAGCTAGGCTGTGACCTGTGCATTCTATGCCGAgttcacttacaataggacattgatttaacatctcatccacgtGTTGATTGCTCGGGGTCCACACAACGTTGCAGATgcagaggtaggatttgaaccagtgaccttctggttacaagccttggactttaaccactggaccacactgggatcatttaaaaagtagaatatatatttaagttttaattcAAAAGATCCCCTTTGCATTATTTTCAGTATGCTGAAATTGTTTTCAGCACACTGCATTAATTTCACATTCAGTCAATTCTACAAAGTTTGGCAtccatgtgtgtttaaaaaaacagaaaccttgAATTAATCAATCCAAATTTTGATTTGGGTGTATCCGAGTGTTTTTCCATTATCACTCTGTTCCACAGGTAACAAGTTGTAAAGCAAAATGAACAAAGAACAGAAAACTCAATCCTTGCATACTGACCCTGTAACGTATAACTGGTATCTTTATAATACTCCATTCTTCCTATCATGTTACTATAATTTTAGCTTGCTGGATTTGTTTTCCCTTCTTGTCACATGACATCTTTCCCCAGCACCATCGCTATGGTAACCATGTTTACAGTTACCAATAGCACTCCACAACAAACTAAAACCGCTCAAACATTCAACACTCCCTAACAAATCCTCCAGCAACTCAGTGAACCCCTTAACCGCTGACATTCACCTCTGTCcaggaaagcacagcacagcaaagcatgCAACATACAAGCACAAAAACACCACTTAGGTGGCAGTACATTGGGCAAAGTAGATCCCTTGTAATGATGAGATTAAATTCTGCTGTAGATGTATAACAAACACTCAAGTACAGTTTCATCATAATATGATTCCAAAGACAGCTAGGTATTTTAACTGGTATGGATAGTTAGTGCTACACAAAGATGCCCCATGCCAAGTTTTATCAGAGCTGAAAGATCAATTCTCACATTGCTAACAGTGCATATGTGCAGGCACCACCCTTTCACCAGGGATATGAATCTCTCCTAAAGCCCCCTACAGCTACTGAACCAGCTTGTATTAGTGTCAacagtttaaatgcagtacagACTATTCCAGAGGTATAGCGTATAGGgaataaaataagttaatatacagaaaacaatCTAATGGACTGATGATTCCATGGTACCaggtttaaataaatgtgtattcctgtattgcatttaaaaaataaataagtaaaataaaaaaccaccatcaatgtaataaaacataatgagCTTGCTGTTGCAGAACATTGTTCTGGTTATGTGCTTCAATGGAATACCATCAAGACCTTCTTCTGCCCCATGACAACTGAGGTCTTAATACCTAGAAGGTTAATAGGGATCTCCTGTACTTAAGCATTCAGATAAAAAGGTCTTGTAACAAAAGGAGGGTGCTATAACAGGACCTGATAATGAGGGCAAGCACCACCAAagcactgaaaacagaaaatgcaaggaATTGGGATTGTAGAAAGCAGAAGGTTAAACTGTTTTTACCCTGCACAGATACTTATTACGGTACAGCCCGTGGGGGTCTGTCGAATACACAGACGTAATTTTTATGCCCTGAACAAATATTTTTCAGggagttattatttataattatatattaacaaTCCAAATTAGTCATTTTAGAACCACGTTTACCCAAAGCGTACTAAAGAGACTAGGGGGTATGAACTTGCATCAcaaatgctgctgcagagtcaattacaataCGACCTTGTATTTTAGTTTCATCCAAAAGGGACACCCCCGAGACAGTATAGGAGATGGTTTCCATTGTGCAAACACCATGGTTGAGCAGGCATTGCTGTGTGTCTTACCTCACAGTGCTCCCTGTAGAGGATCTGCAGCTTCTTGACATCATTCATGCTGATACCCTCAGGCACTGGAGAGGTTCCAATCTCAGGGGCCGGGAATTCAGGCAAAACATGGGACACGTCTAACacgaagaaaagaaaaagttccAGTCAGGCTTCACATTCAAACAACATTTTTGCATACAACGCACTCATTTAATAAATAAGCTCTTAACCATTTCAAATGGTTGAAAGATTGTCTGTCCAGAATCaacaattatataaataacaatggTATGCCATAAGTAGTTTTACAAAGAAACCGATGATTTTGAATGAAGGGTTGTGAAATAAATTATCAGAAAACAGAGTGGACTGTTGTGGTTATTTTTACACAAGGGGAATTAATATAATACACTGAATAGTGTTTGGAGTTTGGCAGAGCATCACAGTTTAGGGATATTTATTAGAGTCAGACTtatcaaaattttttttttttttttttttttactaaccctGCAAAAAAACCGCAGAGCCCCTGTTTCAAGGGGTTTTCCACATTCTAAACtcatgatttagatttttttatttgcatctaTGTGCGGGAAGGGAGGTGAGGTGCCTCTGTGCAAAAGTGATGGGACCTCAGAGAGGATACTGTGTCAAACAACATTAagtaaaacatatacaaataaaatactacGTGGCATCATTTAAGGAAACTAAGCAATTAAAGTTTTATGTCTGGTTTAAAACTGATCCAATTTTAAAGATGGCGAAAAACTATGCAGTGCTAATTAACCTGGTCTAATCAGGGAGAGCTCTAAGCCAGACACAAGTTGTTTTTCTTACAAACATTTATGCCACCATATACCAGCCACCACACCAATGCTGCTCACCCTCTTAACAGTACTCATTAGATGAGTCACTTCTCATTTGCACATTTTAGAGCCATCTCTGCCTTTTGACAGACAAtcccacagatttttttttttcctaaaattaccCTTTTTTCTTACTTAATTGTCTATTAAATTGTGATATCTGTTGAGCTCATTATAGAGCAATAACCAACAGCCCAAACAGTATTATTGACTTCTGAAAATACACTAACCTAGGTATCCACCAATGtctttaacctttaaaaaaaaaaaaaaaaatacaacagactCACTAGCTGTCGTCTCTGTAGCTCTTAAATATTTGTTGGAGTGGGAAACTATACATCTTAAGTAACACTACAATTCCATATGGAACATAAGCACAACATTGACATATCAGTCTAATGCTGAATGCACATAAGCACCCCTCTTACATATCTACTGACTATTTATTACCATCCCTTACCAATAAACTGTTGGTGATGCTGACTTTGAGCAGCCACAGATTGTTCTGGGGTTGCTGCTGAATTCTGGGCAGCACCGGCTAAATTATCCCCCATGCCATCCACCTTTTGCAGCGGCTTAAACCTGGAGAAAGGCACAGCACAGACCAGTGAGAAAGGTCCTAAACCTGGGATGACAGTCACAAACAGAGAAGGATAGCTGACAAAAGCTGCAATCTCTAGCAAAGGCAGCAGATTCAAATTCTAGAAGGAACTGTGATGCCAGCCTCTTAAGGGTTAATGTTACcagattaataatacatttacaggTTAAAAGATGACAGAAATTGGACAAAAtgtcttaacacacacacaattctacTCTATGCATCAGAAAAACCTTGAAGGTCAATAACCAACTATATAGTAgtcttttataaaacattaagagAAACTCAAAACAGTGGAtcatttcaccttttttttcagTCCCTTACCTTTGTTTTTGGTGGACAGGCTGCTGTCTCATTGCCATGTACTGGGAATCTTCCTGCAAGCGGTTCAGGGGAGAGTCTGGTTTCAGACGGATCCCATAGTAGTGATACTTTGAGTTCCCTctgggagaaaagaaaaatacaatacaaaaaatacaaaaatgatgaCATCAAGTGATGACATCAGGTTAAGTTTCAGAGGAAGCCTGGCATTtgccaactaaaataaaaatgaaactgaaaactaCCTGTGGACACCAGGTGAACTAAACAATGTCTTAGTCTATATAAAACTGCAAGCAAAGGGATCCCTTTTCTGAAAAGTTAGGGGTGGGGTTGGCTTggctgaatttcattttttttttattttgaagtatttcttaaataattacaataattggTCTTGCTTGCAACAGAACTGAGGCAGCTCAATTACAAAGAGGCTGGGTTGTCTGTGGAGATAGGGGCACCATCTGTCATATGAAAGATAAGACATTCAGTCTGCTTTATAGACTTTATAGATCATGTGTCACTTAAGATGCCATAACTCATTCATAACatgggagtttaaaaaaaaaatggggtgaATGCCAAAATAAAAACCTATATAGAAGTTCAATAGCCTGAGTGATCCGTACTTGACCATTTTTCTCTATTATTAACACTGGGCTGGTGAACAGCAAAGTGCAAGCTGTTTAAGTTGGGGTGATAACagagaaaacacaaaatgcaaatgtGACATTTAGTGTAAACTAACACTTTGTAATACAGCTGGCTGTGGGGTATAAAATTATAATGCTGATATACCTTGTGCCCAGCCGTCTGGTTCTCAGCCCCATGAAGACGGAGCGAATGAGTTTCCCAAAGGAGGCTGCGTTGACGGGATCCAGTTTCTGCTCCTGGCAGTGACGAAGGTAGTGGTTGTAGAGGGAGCTCCTGGGGAGGCTGACCCCCTCTGCAGTTTCGTAGTTGTCTAGCAGCCATTGCAGCTGTGAGGAAGAGGGAGGGGGAGATCAGTCAGCAGTGTGGCAAATTACAGGCCAAGCAGAGATAGGCTCTGGGGATAAAATGTTGGGCAATGGAGCACAACCCTGACAACAAAGACTAAGAGAAAACTACAGGATCCTATTCATTGTCCTGATGGAGTTAACCTGAAGGATATAATTTCTACTTGACACTTGCACATCTCTGGAGAAATTTAAACCTTAGTGTTATATGTACCTTTTAACAGATTGGCAGACTGATCTGCAgcagcaggtttttttgtttgttttttgtgtttttttccccctagacTAAGAAAACTACAGGATCCTGACACTTCGCCCAGTCTCTGGAGAACTTTTAAACCTTATTGTTAATGTACCTTTCTAACAGATTGGCAGACTGTATCTGCCTtcagcagtcttttttttgtgtgtgttttttgtgtttggggCCACCCCTAGTTGTCCAGGAATATAAAATCATCACCATATGAGCTGTTGTTGATCCAGCGTAGCGACACCCCCACATATAGTACCAGTGCGCGGACTAGCAAGCGGGGTTATACACTCACATTCACATCGTGACTGGCCAACAGGCGTAAGACTCGAGactctgggtctgtgaaacaagaCGATTAAATATAATAATCAGATCTCAGAAGATGTCCAGAATAAATTAGAGTAAAAGCAAGCAATATAGAACTACTGTAAAGAGAGTAGGACAGAGAGAACAAGATACGATATGGGTTTGAATttgatatgaagaaaaaaaaagtatcatatGCATATGTAGCTACAGAAAGCATACTGCTGatacaatatgtatgtatgtatggcaAGTCTCCCCAATTGAAAAAGCCCTTCTAAACAAAGCTCATCTAGATTATTAGTGATCAGTCCAAACACACGCTACATATTAAAGCATGCCAAACTGCATTCAGGAGAGAAGAAAGAAGGCAGCAGTTAAAGCAAGTTGGTGAACAGTAGCCCTACTGGTAAAGCAGCTGTACAGTAAACCATGAGG
This window harbors:
- the LOC121311956 gene encoding DNA-binding protein RFX2-like; translation: MNWFMKIQQVQHVYPSQVQYVEGGEAVYTNGTIRTAYAYNPEAQLYGQGSGGPYFDSQAGSTQVTTVVSSASGVPPHGMVGIAMDVGGSQIISSTGTYLIHGGGMDGNRHHTSHSSRSSSAMLEMAIENLQKSEGIASHKSSLLNSHLQWLLDNYETAEGVSLPRSSLYNHYLRHCQEQKLDPVNAASFGKLIRSVFMGLRTRRLGTRGNSKYHYYGIRLKPDSPLNRLQEDSQYMAMRQQPVHQKQRFKPLQKVDGMGDNLAGAAQNSAATPEQSVAAQSQHHQQFIDVSHVLPEFPAPEIGTSPVPEGISMNDVKKLQILYREHCE